From Leishmania mexicana MHOM/GT/2001/U1103 complete genome, chromosome 21, a single genomic window includes:
- a CDS encoding putative nucleotide-binding protein encodes METPQNANPECVGPESPQAGIAPSCQGCPNAAICASAPKGPDPDIPLIRERLAGVKHKVMVVSGKGGVGKSTMTKELAFALGTRGLSVGLMDMDICGPSLPRLTGVRGEDAHQSAGGIEPVLVDENVTMMSMHYLLSNKNEAVLFRGPRKNGVIKMFLKDVIWGNLDVLLIDTPPGTSDEHITVNSLLQQTTNGVDGAVLITTPQRVAEADVRREVNFCQKAKLPILGLVENMSGFVCPGCHKESQIFPKEEGREGRREGAGVRLSREFDVPLWGEVPLDPLLMKACEEGISFSEYVEKSGMTSSTTLDALFTVADKLIASLGIQVE; translated from the coding sequence ATGGAGACGCCGCAGAACGCAAACCCCGAGTGCGTCGGCCCGGAGAGCCCGCAGGCCGGCATTGCGCCCTCGTGCCAGGGATGCCCCAACGCCGCTATCTGCGCATCCGCACCCAAGGGCCCCGACCCTGACATACCCCTGATTCGGGAGCGTCTTGCCGGGGTGAAGCACAAGGTCATGGTCGTCAGCGGCAAAGGCGGCGTGGGGAAGAGCACCATGACGAAGGAGTTGGCCTTCGCTCTCGGAACACGCGGATTGTCCGTCGGGCTGATGGACATGGACATCTGCGGACCGTCGCTCCCTCGCCTGACTGGTGTGCGCGGCGAGGATGCGCATCAGAGCGCTGGCGGTATCGAGCCCGTCCTGGTGGATGAGAACGTGACAATGATGTCGATGCACTACCTCTTGTCGAACAAGAACGAGGCGGTGCTGTTCCGCGGTCCTCGCAAGAACGGCGTCATCAAGATGTTCCTCAAGGACGTGATATGGGGTAATCTTGATGTCCTACTGATTGATACCCCACCGGGTACCTCCGACGAGCACATTACCGTCAactcgctgctgcagcagacgacGAACGGGGTAGATGGTGCCGTGCTCATCACGACCCCGCAGCGTgtcgcggaggcggacgTGCGTCGTGAGGTCAACTTCTGCCAGAAGGCGAAGCTGCCCATCCTCGGCCTCGTGGAGAACATGAGCGGGTTTGTGTGCCCCGGGTGCCACAAGGAGTCGCAGATTTTTccaaaggaggagggcagggagggcaggagggagggtgcCGGTGTACGGCTTAGCCGCGAGTTTGACGTTCCCCTCTGGGGGGAGGTGCCGCTGGACCCGCTTCTCATGAAGGCCTGCGAAGAAGGCATCTCCTTCTCCGAGTACGTTGAAAAGAGCGGGATGACGAGTAGCACCACGCTGGACGCCCTCTTCACCGTAGCCGACAAGCTGATCGCCTCTCTAGGGATTCAGGTGGAGTGA
- a CDS encoding metallo-beta-lactamase family-like protein, whose amino-acid sequence MHAGAAAEAAMPVIATLSSRVVRIMGLNPGYMTLQGSNTYLVGTGQERLLIDSGEGVEGYNDLLQKAVDEESTRLGGPVRISKLLLTHWHGDHIGGVATVRRLFPQVQLLKQPSQYVHTEVDALCQVPPEVVKVEGATLQVIHTPGHTDDHLCAFLQEERALFTSDTVLGTGTSVFSSFKDYMNSLHVLAKMKPKRLYPAHGPVVEDGTARIEEIIQHRNTREQQILQVLCERTHGVSALDSEKGLTIRELVDIIYTTIPAALKTAAGSNVFHHVKKLLNEERLVVRYAPADLVHFLKDATDYTVFGEGADTDVRVIERILTEFRVAAAGVSSGAP is encoded by the coding sequence ATGCAcgctggagctgccgccgaggCCGCCATGCCGGTCATCGCGACACTGTCGAGTCGCGTCGTGCGCATCATGGGGCTGAACCCGGGCTACATGACGTTGCAGGGAAGCAACACGTACCTCGTCGGGACTGGacaggagcggctgctgaTCGACTCCGGCGAGGGCGTGGAAGGCTACAACGACCTTTTGCAGAAGGCGGTCGACGAGGAATCGACTCGACTCGGCGGGCCCGTTCGCATCTCAAAACTGCTGCTCACCCACTGGCACGGGGACCATATCGGTGgtgtggcgacggtgcgtcGCCTCTTTCCACAGGTGCAGTTACTGAAGCAGCCGTCGCAGTACGTCCACACCGAGGTGGATGCCTTGTGCCAAGTCCCACCCGAGGTAGTCAAGGTGGAGGGCGCCACGCTTCAAGTGATTCACACGCCCGGGCACACCGACGATCACCTGTGCGCGTTTttgcaggaggagcgcgcgctTTTCACAAGTGACACTGTCCTGGGCACTGGGACGTCTGTGTTTTCCAGTTTCAAGGACTACATGAACTCCTTGCACGTGCTCGCGAAGATGAAGCCAAAACGGCTCTACCCAGCGCATGGCCCTGTCGTCGAGGACGGGACCGCACGCATCGAGGAGATCATCCAGCACCGTAACACGCGCGAGCAGCAGATTCTCCAGGTGCTGTgcgagcgcacgcacggagTCTCCGCCCTGGACAGCGAAAAGGGCCTTACCATTCGCGAGCTGGTTGATATCATCTACACTACTATCCCCGCTGCGCTGAAGACTGCCGCTGGCTCCAACGTCTTCCACCACGTGAAGAAACTGCTGAACGAGGAGAGGCTGGTGGTGCGGTACGCGCCTGCGGATCTCGTTCACTTCCTGAAGGATGCCACAGATTACACCGTCTTCGGAGAGGGGGCGGATACGGATGTGAGGGTGATAGAGCGCATCTTGACAGAGTTTCGcgtggcggctgcggggGTCTCTTCCGGGGCTCCATAA
- a CDS encoding putative dual specificity protein phosphatase, whose translation MEDLVAVRIKDGIFAGNAGAAADKTLLIMNKITHIINCAGAEVADFFLGEPGFSYLSFPWKDAAGSVCTTILFDTADDNIHRAVQFIDEALAAGECVLVHSVYGNSRSPALIAAYMIMKYGWKLESALLYLKMAHPDSDIKPHFQRQLRQFAKRHDVDHDIFAQDVDDSQFGLDNDQWMLRNTLLNGLLYKDQMANNLYRQCAEKVDVGNPVNGKPTKGRITFVDTKKGTDADSRTTCPVVNRAASFPADPASAEPGSFLGFRGHLCLRTGRRLPSILSRSTSPCSRRLESDPRMCPKGRQSLPVVHSGTTETSTGVLTKGVERVSALRGSGPASSTHSSFSLLEDKPAKGRDREGGPAPPQLQRSSAESARSIDYARLAAPTQLRSPFATLGSSHRYRNGSPLPTPKDKKGTAKESHTRIQSLPASRPGNTTSVTSISIPTSAWASSSFGLSNPTSVRGTPRTSSPLASNRPTRDVVGRPSAASYRGIAPYRSIVAPRTATEPSYCTPRSSNPSPSRRGVDHGTGSRSGSRRRTMSPVYLTAKRSPSGGRTQSGTEDKPRSRARSPKAQKHQDPNSGSLNNSFASIDSNGTSGGANGANSKNTVTVRRQPPSVISSRRQA comes from the coding sequence ATGGAGGATTTAGTTGCGGTGCGCATCAAGGACGGCATCTTTGCCGgcaacgccggcgctgcggcagacaAGACGCTTTTGATCATGAACAAGATCACTCACATTATTAATTGTGCCGGTGCCGAGGTGGCCGACTTTTTCCTCGGTGAGCCAGGCTTTAGCTACCTCTCCTTCCCCTGGAAGGATGCTGCCGGTTCGGTGTGCACCACCATTCTTTTCGATACAGCCGACGACAATATTCACCGCGCGGTTCAGTTCATCGATGAGGCCCTTGCAGCAGGCGAGTGCGTTCTGGTGCACAGCGTGTACGGCAACTCGCGCAGCCCTGCCCTTATCGCAGCATACATGATTATGAAGTATGGGTGGAAGCTAGAGAGCGCACTCCTGTACTTGAAAATGGCGCACCCCGATTCCGACATCAAGCCCCACttccagcggcagctgcgccagttTGCGAAGCGCCACGACGTGGACCATGATATCTTTGCTCAGGACGTAGACGACAGCCAATTTGGCCTTGACAACGACCAGTGGATGCTCCGCAACACCCTCCTCAACGGATTGCTGTATAAGGATCAGATGGCGAATAACCTTTATCGGCAGTGCGCCGAGAAGGTTGACGTGGGGAATCCCGTGAACGGCAAGCCCACAAAAGGGCGTATTACTTTCGTGGACACCAAGAAGGGCACGGATGCGGACTCTCGGACGACGTGCCCTGTTGTCAACCGCGCAGCATCGTTCCCCGCGGATCCGGCTTCGGCGGAGCCCGGTAGCTTCCTGGGCTTTCGGGGGCACTTGTGTTTGCGCACTGGTCGTCGCTTACCCAGTATTCTGAGCCGGAGCACGTCTCCCTGCTCTCGTCGGTTGGAGTCTGATCCGCGCATGTGCCCCAAGGGGCGCCAGTCTCTCCCGGTAGTTCATAGCGGGACGACAGAAACGAGTACAGGGGTGTTGACCAAAGGTGTGGAGCGGGTCTCAGCACTGCGAGGATCGGGGCCAGCCTCCAGCACGCacagctccttctctcttcttgaGGACAAGCCCGCTAAAGGTAGGGACAGAGAAGGGGGccccgcaccgccgcagctccagcgATCGTCTGCTGAGTCGGCCCGCTCCATCGACTACGCGCGactggcggcgccgacgcagctACGTTCGCCGTTTGCCACGCTCGGGTCTAGCCACAGGTACCGCAACGGGTccccgctgccgacgccgaaGGATAAGAAAGGCACCGCGAAGGAAAGCCACACACGGATACAGTCATTGCCTGCCAGTCGTCCTGGCAACACCACCTCGGTGACCTCCATCTCCATCCCGACGTCTGCGTGGGCCAGCAGCTCTTTCGGGCTCAGCAATCCTACGTCTGTACGAGGCACCCCCCGCACAAGTAGCCCCTTGGCCAGCAATAGACCAACTCGTGATGTGGTGGGGCGACCGTCGGCCGCAAGCTATCGCGGGATCGCGCCGTACCGCTCCATCGTTGCCCCTCGCACCGCCACAGAGCCTAGCTACTGTACCCCACGGTCTTCGAATCCGTCACCATCGCGACGGGGCGTCGACCATGGGACAGGCTCGCGAAGTggcagccggcgccgcaccATGTCGCCTGTCTATCTGACAGCGAAGCGGTCGCCAAGCGGCGGGAGGACTCAATCAGGCACAGAGGACAAGCCGCGTTCCCGCGCTCGCTCTCCTAAGGCACAGAAGCACCAGGATCCCAACTCTGGCTCGCTGAACAACTCCTTTGCGAGCATCGACAGCAACGGCACGAGTGGTGGTGCGAACGGGGCGAACTCCAAAAACacggtgacggtgcggcgCCAGCCTCCGTCGGTGATTTCATCGAGGAGGCAGGCTTAA
- a CDS encoding putative histone deacetylase, whose protein sequence is MDALHKDDAEAPVLNTESRGRVALIDTSGYASDMNISAFVPQHAMKPYRVLAAMDIVRSLKIDAHCRTVVPPLVKVEELMAYHTDTYLANLGLHSCRSWLWNAETSKVFFSGDCPPVEGLMEHSIATASGTLMGAVLLNSGQVDVAVHWGGGMHHSKCGECSGFCYVNDIVLGILELLKCHDRVLYVDIDMHHGDGVDEAFCTSDRVFTLSLHKFGESFFPGTGHPRDVGYGRGRYYSMNLAVWDGITDFYYLGIFKHALHSIVRRYSPDAIVLQCGADSLAGDRLGLLNLSSFGHGQCVQAVRDLGIPMVALGGGGYTIRNVAKLWAYETSILTGHPLPPNTVLPVAEMPLSGWLFQDSPLLIVAQDRSNHVLPGLHCQRAYQMMMEQIDRHVPHIQPHPRLQKASTAAAAVDKQVEDGATAVEDFKRQFIQQGTTAGGGGGCRSQATDTRETV, encoded by the coding sequence ATGGACGCGTTGCACAAGGATGATGCCGAGGCACCGGTTTTGAATACCGAAAGCCGCGGGCGTGTGGCGTTGATCGACACCTCCGGCTACGCCTCCGACATGAATATCTCCGCTTTTGTGCCGCAGCACGCAATGAAGCCGTATCGTGTGCTTGCGGCAATGGACATTGTGCGCAGCCTCAAGATCGATGCTCACTGCCGCACTGTCGTGCCGCCTCTAGTGAAGGTCGAGGAGCTGATGGCATACCATACCGACACCTACCTGGCGAATCTAGGCCTgcacagctgccgcagctggcTGTGGAATGCGGAGACGTCGAAAGTTTTCTTCTCGGGAGACTGTCCTCCGGTCGAGGGGCTGATGGAGCACTCCATCGCTACAGCTAGTGGGACATTGATGGGAGCGGTACTACTCAATAGCGGTCAGGTCGACGTGGCGGTGCACTGGGGTGGTGGAATGCATCACTCAAAGTGCGGTGAGTGCTCCGGGTTCTGCTACGTGAACGACATCGTGCTCGGTATCCTCGAGCTTCTGAAGTGCCATGACCGGGTGCTGTACGTCGACATCGATATGCACcatggcgacggcgtggaCGAGGCCTTCTGCACGAGCGATCGCGTCTTTACACTGTCACTGCACAAGTTCGGTGAGAGCTTCTTCCCTGGCACGGGGCACCCGCGTGACGTCGGCTACGGTCGTGGACGCTACTACAGCATGAACCTGGCTGTATGGGACGGCATCACCGACTTCTACTACCTTGGCATATTCAAACATGCGCTGCACTCCATTGTTCGGCGCTACTCACCAGATGCGATCGTGCTCCAGTGCGGCGCCGACTCGCTCGCTGGTGATCGCCTCGGCTTGCTTAACCTGTCGTCCTTCGGTCATGGGCAGTgcgtgcaggcggtgcgtgATCTCGGTATCCCAATGGTGGCgctcggtggcggcggctacACGATTCGCAATGTCGCAAAGCTGTGGGCATATGAGACCAGTATCTTGACTGGGCACCCACTGCCGCCGAACACGGTGCTCCCGGTTGCCGAGATGCCGCTGAGCGGGTGGCTCTTTCAGGACTCGCCCCTGCTGATTGTCGCGCAGGACCGCAGCAACCACGTCTTACCGGGGCTTCACTGCCAGCGTGCGTACCAGATGATGATGGAGCAAATTGACCGCCACGTGCCCCACATTCAACCTCATCCACGACTGCAAAAGGCgtccaccgcagccgcagcagtggaCAAGCAGGTGGAGGACGGCGCGACAGCCGTCGAAGATTTCAAGCGACAGTTTATCCAGCAAGGAACCACGGcgggcggtggaggaggctgcAGGTCACAGGCCACAGACACTCGGGAAACCGTTTGA
- a CDS encoding putative ATP-binding cassette sub-family E, which produces MPPKKQAEEQSRLTRIAVVNADRCKPRKCNLECHKCCPVVLQGKLCIEVSHQSTISKISEELCIGCALCVKKCPYDAIRIINLPSNLERDTVHRYGPNSFKLHRLPLPRPGQVLGLVGANGTGKSTALSVLKGRIKPNLGRYMNEPGWDEILKYFRGSEHQAYFQHLLDDKMRVLLKPQYVDKVPKTNNGVVETLLTKADERSMKDYFMEVLDLKNVADRTLDKLSGGELQRFTIAALCVQNAQVYMYDEPSSYLDVRQRLTAAQVIRSMLTETNYVIVVEHDLSVVDYMSDFVCVLYGVPGIYGVVTMPYGVREGINIFLDGFVPTENLRFREEGLTFHIADDIEEGVSKRRAMNEYPAMNKNLGSFSLSVDAGTFSDSEIVVLLGENGCGKTTFIRMLAGHVKPDNDVEVPKLSISYKPQKIAPKFQGTVRDLLQTKIYEMYCHPQFQTDVLKPLTIEELLDQEVQNLSGGQLQRVGLCIALGTPANIYLIDEPSAYLDSDQRIIASRVIKRFILNSKRTAFIVEHDFIMATYLADRVIVYDGTPAVNCTARTPCGLLEGMNRFLKSLNITFRRDPTNFRPRINKLDSVKDRDQKASGNYFYMTDMEDPKGKKPAQKNRDDSDNDDGADVKAVPKKQQNQRHDGDGDDGKGKKAHKN; this is translated from the coding sequence ATGCCACCGAAGAAGCAGGCCGAAGAGCAGTCGCGCCTTACCCGTATTGCGGTGGTCAATGCAGACCGCTGCAAGCCACGCAAGTGCAACCTAGAATGCCACAAGTGCTGCCCTGTTGTGCTGCAGGGTAAGCTGTGCATCGAGGTGAGCCACCAAAGCACCATCTCCAAGATTTCCGAGGAACTTTGCATTGGTTGCGCACTGTGCGTGAAGAAGTGCCCCTACGATGCGATTCGTATCATCAACCTCCCCTCTAACCTAGAGAGGGACACTGTGCACCGCTACGGCCCTAACAGCTTCAAGCTACATCGCCTTCCACTGCCTCGTCCCGGACAGGTGCTTGGCCTTGTTGGCGCGAACGGTACAGGCAAATCGACTGCCCTCTCGGTCCTGAAAGGCCGCATTAAGCCGAACCTCGGAAGGTACATGAATGAGCCTGGGTGGGACGAGATTCTCAAGTACTTCCGCGGCTCTGAGCATCAGGCATACTTCCAGCACCTACTAGACGACAAGATGCGCGTTCTTCTGAAGCCGCAGTACGTAGACAAGGTGCCAAAGACCAACAATGGGGTGGTAGAGACTCTTCTTACCAAGGCAGACGAGCGTAGCATGAAGGATTACTTCATGGAAGTTCTTGATCTGAAGAACGTGGCGGATCGTACCTTGGACAAGCTGTCTGGtggcgagctgcagcgcttcaCCATTGCCGCTCTTTGCGTGCAGAATGCGCAGGTGTACATGTACGATGAGCCCTCTAGCTACCTTGACGTGCGCCAGCGTCTTACCGCCGCCCAGGTCATCCGCTCCATGCTGACCGAGACCAACTACGTGATCGTCGTAGAGCATGACCTGTCCGTGGTGGACTACATGTCTGATTTCGTCTGTGTGCTGTACGGCGTTCCTGGCATCTACGGTGTGGTGACAATGCCCTATGGTGTGCGCGAGGGCATTAACATCTTCCTTGATGGTTTCGTGCCGACGGAGAACCTGCGATTCCGTGAGGAGGGCCTCACATTCCACATCGCAGACGATATTGAAGAGGGTGTCAGCAAGCGCCGCGCTATGAATGAGTACCCAGCCATGAACAAGAACCTAGGGTCCTTCAGCCTGTCCGTAGATGCTGGCACCTTCTCCGACTCTGAGATTGTGGTGCTTCTGGGCGAGAATGGTTGCGGAAAGACCACTTTCATTCGCATGCTCGCCGGTCACGTGAAGCCGGACAACGACGTCGAGGTGCCGAAGCTGTCCATCAGTTACAAGCCCCAGAAGATTGCGCCAAAGTTCCAGGGCACGGTGCGTGACCTTCTCCAGACAAAGATCTACGAAATGTACTGCCATCCACAGTTTCAGACGGATGTTCTGAAGCCGCTCACGATCGAAGAGCTTCTGGACCAGGAAGTCCAGAATCTCTCCGGTGGCCAGCTCCAGCGTGTCGGTCTGTGCATTGCACTGGGTACACCGGCCAACATCTACCTCATCGATGAGCCTAGTGCGTACCTTGACTCCGATCAGCGTATCATCGCCTCTCGCGTGATCAAGCGCTTCATCCTGAACAGCAAGCGCACGGCGTTCATCGTGGAGCACGATTTTATCATGGCCACATACCTGGCCGACAGAGTTATCGTGTACGACGGTACACCCGCCGTGAACTGCACAGCGCGGACGCCGTGCGGCCTCCTTGAAGGCATGAATAGGTTCCTCAAGAGCCTCAACATCACCTTCCGCCGCGACCCCACGAACTTCCGACCTCGCATCAACAAGCTGGACTCCGTCAAGGACCGCGATCAGAAGGCTTCGGGCAACTACTTCTACATGACGGATATGGAGGACCCGAAGGGGAAGAAACCTGCGCAGAAGAACAGAGACGACTCAgacaacgacgacggagCTGACGTGAAGGCAGTGCCCAAGAAGCAACAGAACCAGCGCCACGACGGTGACGGGGACGATgggaaggggaagaaggCCCACAAGAACTAG